One genomic segment of Pristiophorus japonicus isolate sPriJap1 chromosome 8, sPriJap1.hap1, whole genome shotgun sequence includes these proteins:
- the LOC139269237 gene encoding zinc finger protein ZFP2-like, translating into MESHLPMTEPLAPSGSFLSLRSGRRIAREQRTEPATADSPAPPISRSLRRSTRKRCPRGLENVRAAHGSDKGGSCIAPASPRSTRRQQPQGPEPAVGDDPPTSPQPPRKKKKKPLKCPECPRTLAHSFSLKKHLLAHRRAARCKCPRCERTFGRLAALAGHRCRGHQCPHCEVTFRTLASLLGHLRVHPDGKSFPCPQCPKCFSSPPALARHRRTHLADKPFKCARCPKSFLASTALLLHQRLHSESQPYRCPDCPRGYRQASSLTAHRRSHSRQPAIFSCPHCPRTFRRCSGLTQHLRVHTGERPFRCSRCPRSFATSGSLTCHLRVHTGERPYRCPQCPRTFARSSALALHRRLHSGERPHTCETCGARFAQWSTLRVHRRIHTGLRPFHCPLCPKTFAHRSSYKYHQRVHSGERPHRCPDCGKGLLTAGSLTKHRLGHSGERPFPCPHCARAFVDSSSLLAHLRVHTGEKPFCCRDCGRTFAQSTALRTHQRTHGTGGGEATRPSSPSAGRGSPEVTRGSLETGGP; encoded by the coding sequence ATGGAGAGCCATCTGCCCATGACAGAACCGCTGGCCCCCAGCGGGTCTTTCTTGAGCCTGCGGAGTGGCCGCAGGATTGCCAGGGAACAGCGTACAGAGCCGGCGACCGCAGATAGTCCAGCGCCACCGATCTCCAGGAGCCTGCGCAGGAGCACCAGGAAGCGCTGCCCCCGGGGTCTGGAGAATGTCCGTGCAGCCCATGGAAGTGATAAAGGAGGAAGCTGCATTGCTCCAGCCTCCCCCAGGAGCACCAGGCGACAGCAGCCCCAGGGTCCGGAGCCTGCCGTCGGGGACGACCCACCCACCTCCCCGCAGCCCccgagaaagaagaagaagaaacctCTCAAGTGCCCTGAGTGCCCCCGGACCCTGGCCCACTCCTTCTCGCTCAAGAAGCACCTGCTCGCTCACCGGAGGGCCGCCAGGTGCAAGTGCCCCCGCTGCGAGCGGACCTTTGGCCGCCTGGCTGCACTAGCAGGCCACCGGTGCCGGGGGCACCAGTGCCCGCACTGTGAGGTCACTTTCCGCACCCTGGCCTCCCTGCTGGGCCACTTGCGTGTGCACCCGGACGGCAAGAGCTTCCCCTGCCCCCAGTGCCCCAAGTGCTTCTCTAGCCCGCCAGCACTGGCCCGCCATCGACGCACCCACCTGGCCGACAAGCCCTTCAAGTGCGCCCGCTGTCCCAAGTCCTTCCTGGCATCCACTGCCCTGCTGCTCCACCAGCGGCTTCACTCTGAGTCGCAGCCATACCGGTGCCCCGACTGCCCGCGGGGCTACCGCCAGGCCTCCTCCCTGACCGCCCACCGCCGCTCGCACAGCAGGCAGCCCGCCATCTTCAGCTGCCCCCACTGCCCCAGGACCTTCCGCCGCTGCTCCGGCCTGACCCAGCACCTGCGGGTCCACACGGGGGAACGGCCGTTCCGCTGCAGCCGCTGCCCCCGGAGTTTCGCCACCTCGGGCTCCTTGACCTGTCACCTGCGGGTCCACACGGGGGAGAGGCCGTACCGCTGCCCGCAGTGCCCCCGCACCTTCGCCCGCTCCTCCGCCCTGGCCCTGCACCGCCGGCTGCACAGCGGGGAGCGGCCCCACACCTGCGAGACCTGCGGGGCGCGCTTTGCCCAGTGGTCCACCCTGCGGGTCCACCGCCGCATCCACACGGGGCTGCGGCCCTTCCACTGCCCCCTGTGCCCCAAGACCTTCGCCCACCGCTCCTCCTACAAGTACCACCAGCGGGTGCACAGCGGCGAGAGGCCGCACCGCTGCCCCGACTGCGGCAAGGGGCTGCTGACGGCCGGCTCGCTGACGAAGCACCGGCTGGGCCACAGCGGCGAGCGGCCCTTCCCCTGCCCACACTGTGCCCGGGCCTTCGTGGACTCCTCCAGCCTGCTGGCCCACCTGCGCGTCCACACCGGAGAGAAGCCTTTCTGCTGTCGGGACTGCGGCCGCACCTTTGCTCAGTCCACGGCGCTCCGGACCCACCAGCGCACGCACGGCACCGGTGGCGGGGAGGCGACGCGCCCGTCCAGCCCCAGTGCCGGCCGGGGGTCCCCGGAGGTTACCCGCGGCTCACTAGAGACGGGCGGCCCCTAG